The Niallia alba genome includes a window with the following:
- a CDS encoding ABC transporter ATP-binding protein: MISIDGLKKNYGNFTALDNINLELLNGEFIAILGPSGCGKTTLLRLLAGFMKPTEGTITIDNELAASSNKLVPPEKRNISMVFQSFALWPHMTVEEHIRFPLKHHRFGKTKGKEEQAIKVVEALEMVGLSHLKDRYPAELSGGQKQRVALARAIVSKPSLLLMDEPLSALDAELRMEMRREIGTIHRKLGTTIIYVTHDQGEALAMADRIVVMNDGKIEQIGTPESIYNAPQSVFVSTFVGKSNLIKGEWVGENRFIPANFPSVSWQDIGISKEIKAQNLYPVRPEQWKLGEAEQNQMTGIVQFAQFQGNEIHYSIQSGEETINVYASVFEKRFLPGDTVSLKIYTGVEERVLLASSR; encoded by the coding sequence GTGATTAGTATCGATGGGTTAAAAAAGAACTATGGGAACTTTACAGCCTTGGATAATATTAATTTAGAACTTCTGAATGGAGAATTTATCGCTATTCTTGGTCCTTCTGGATGTGGGAAGACGACATTGTTACGGCTTTTGGCAGGGTTTATGAAGCCGACAGAAGGAACGATTACCATAGATAATGAACTGGCAGCAAGCTCTAATAAACTTGTTCCACCTGAAAAAAGGAATATTAGTATGGTATTTCAGTCCTTTGCATTATGGCCGCATATGACGGTGGAAGAACATATTCGGTTCCCTCTAAAACATCATCGATTTGGCAAAACAAAGGGTAAGGAAGAACAAGCAATAAAAGTTGTGGAAGCATTGGAAATGGTGGGGCTTTCTCATTTAAAAGACCGTTATCCTGCTGAACTTTCTGGAGGTCAAAAACAACGTGTTGCCCTTGCTCGTGCTATCGTCTCGAAGCCATCGCTACTTTTGATGGATGAACCATTAAGTGCGCTTGATGCAGAGCTTCGCATGGAGATGAGAAGAGAGATAGGGACGATTCACCGGAAACTAGGGACTACCATTATTTATGTTACTCATGATCAAGGAGAAGCCTTGGCGATGGCTGATAGAATTGTCGTGATGAATGACGGAAAAATAGAGCAGATTGGTACTCCAGAAAGTATTTATAACGCTCCGCAGTCAGTATTTGTGTCCACCTTTGTAGGGAAAAGTAATCTGATAAAAGGGGAGTGGGTTGGAGAGAACCGATTTATTCCAGCGAATTTTCCTTCTGTGTCTTGGCAAGACATTGGAATATCAAAAGAAATAAAAGCTCAAAATCTATACCCTGTCCGTCCGGAACAATGGAAACTCGGTGAGGCAGAACAGAATCAAATGACGGGAATTGTTCAATTTGCCCAGTTCCAAGGAAATGAAATTCATTATAGTATTCAGTCGGGCGAAGAGACGATTAATGTTTATGCTTCTGTTTTTGAAAAACGATTCTTACCAGGAGACACTGTTTCATTAAAAATCTATACCGGTGTAGAGGAAAGAGTTCTGTTAGCCAGCAGCAGATAA
- the splB gene encoding spore photoproduct lyase, translating into MIKPFTPKLVYFEPEALEYPLGKELLEKFKKMDIEIRYTTSHNQVRNLPGDNDFQRYRVAKSTLVVGIRKTLKFDTSKPSAEYAIPFATGCMGHCHYCYLQTTMGSKPYIRTYVNVEEILEAADNYMKERAPEFTRFEASCTSDIVGIDHLTHTLKRAIEHFGESEYGKLRFVTKFHHVDHLLDAKHNGKTRFRFSVNADYVIKNFEPGTSPLEKRIEAAGKVARAGYPLGFIVAPIYLHEGWEEGYFHMFERLDAELPAEAKKDLTFEFIQHRFTKPAKRVIQKNYPMTKLELDEEKRRYKWGKYGIGKYIYQKEEEEDIKDHLHSYMKKFFPDAKLEYFT; encoded by the coding sequence ATGATTAAACCCTTCACTCCAAAGCTTGTCTATTTTGAACCGGAAGCATTAGAGTATCCATTAGGGAAAGAACTGCTGGAGAAATTCAAGAAGATGGATATAGAGATTCGCTATACCACTTCCCATAATCAAGTTAGAAATCTTCCTGGCGACAATGATTTTCAACGTTACCGAGTGGCAAAGTCAACGCTTGTTGTCGGCATTCGCAAAACACTCAAATTTGATACATCTAAGCCCTCTGCCGAATATGCCATACCTTTTGCTACCGGCTGTATGGGACATTGTCATTATTGCTATTTGCAAACTACAATGGGAAGCAAGCCATACATCCGCACCTATGTAAATGTCGAGGAAATTTTAGAAGCTGCCGATAACTATATGAAAGAACGTGCTCCAGAATTTACACGTTTCGAAGCATCCTGTACATCTGATATCGTTGGAATCGATCATTTAACCCATACGCTTAAACGTGCCATTGAACACTTCGGGGAATCAGAGTACGGCAAACTACGATTTGTCACAAAATTTCATCATGTTGATCACCTACTTGATGCGAAGCACAATGGAAAAACCCGCTTTCGCTTTAGTGTCAATGCAGATTACGTCATCAAAAACTTCGAGCCCGGGACTTCTCCTTTGGAAAAGAGAATAGAGGCTGCTGGAAAAGTCGCAAGAGCTGGATATCCCCTTGGATTTATTGTGGCACCAATTTATCTTCATGAAGGCTGGGAAGAAGGATACTTTCATATGTTCGAACGACTAGACGCTGAATTGCCTGCCGAAGCAAAAAAAGATTTAACATTCGAGTTTATCCAGCACCGTTTTACTAAGCCAGCCAAAAGAGTCATTCAAAAAAATTATCCGATGACAAAATTAGAGCTGGATGAAGAAAAACGAAGGTATAAATGGGGAAAATATGGGATTGGAAAATATATTTATCAAAAAGAGGAAGAAGAAGATATTAAAGATCATCTTCATTCCTATATGAAAAAATTCTTTCCTGATGCTAAACTAGAATATTTCACGTGA
- the surE gene encoding 5'/3'-nucleotidase SurE: MKVLVTNDDGIFAPGLQALVEVLQHFADVYVACPDQERSAVSHSITLRVPLKAKPLPLFPGAKGCWAVNGTPADCVKLGIEVLMKEPPNFVISGINLGPNLGRDLYYSGTMAGAVEGLLYGIPAVAVSLNAFSDMDINYEKVKKLFYPIMEVLLQNKLPKGVFLNVNLPYLSREVYKGVRIVPLDMNVARYSYVGLNDPHGQVYYWLKDQLHNMKDLDKESDYYLLREGFVTISPIEFRTFHRRKKEQIERWFAHLNFGSTDEEEIDYA, translated from the coding sequence ATGAAAGTTCTGGTGACGAACGACGATGGTATTTTTGCTCCTGGCCTTCAGGCGTTAGTGGAAGTATTGCAACATTTTGCGGATGTTTATGTGGCTTGTCCAGATCAGGAAAGAAGTGCAGTCAGTCATTCCATTACCTTAAGAGTCCCCTTAAAGGCAAAGCCACTGCCGCTTTTTCCTGGTGCGAAAGGATGCTGGGCAGTTAATGGAACACCAGCAGATTGTGTGAAGCTCGGAATCGAAGTACTGATGAAAGAACCACCAAACTTTGTTATCTCAGGAATAAATCTTGGACCAAATCTAGGCCGCGATCTTTATTACTCAGGCACTATGGCTGGAGCAGTGGAAGGTTTGCTTTATGGAATTCCTGCTGTAGCAGTATCATTAAATGCCTTTTCTGACATGGATATTAATTATGAAAAAGTAAAAAAGCTTTTTTATCCCATTATGGAGGTACTGTTACAGAATAAGCTTCCAAAGGGTGTTTTCCTAAATGTGAACTTACCTTATTTATCAAGAGAAGTTTATAAGGGGGTCCGTATTGTTCCTCTAGATATGAATGTAGCAAGGTATTCATATGTTGGCTTAAATGATCCACATGGACAAGTTTATTACTGGCTGAAGGATCAGCTTCATAATATGAAGGATTTGGATAAAGAAAGTGATTACTATCTATTGAGAGAGGGCTTTGTGACAATATCACCGATTGAGTTTAGAACATTTCATAGAAGAAAAAAAGAACAAATTGAACGATGGTTTGCTCATTTAAATTTTGGCAGTACAGATGAGGAGGAAATTGATTATGCGTAA
- a CDS encoding transcriptional regulator SplA: MELYNENHAYQAGDIVYVFYRNPHTQDVANIQAAAVVKNPDDSNELSLFLYENYYPLSNEVAVYATEAEAQEAYYYYYGDVSEGRLE, translated from the coding sequence ATGGAACTGTATAATGAAAATCATGCCTATCAAGCTGGAGACATCGTCTATGTTTTTTACCGAAACCCGCATACCCAAGATGTAGCGAATATCCAAGCAGCCGCTGTTGTAAAAAATCCAGACGATTCTAATGAATTATCTTTATTTCTATACGAAAATTACTACCCTCTCTCAAACGAAGTTGCTGTATATGCTACAGAAGCAGAAGCTCAAGAAGCCTACTATTATTACTATGGAGATGTTTCAGAAGGGAGATTGGAATGA
- a CDS encoding ABC transporter permease, whose protein sequence is MNSHLQRSERKTEALLPFSFSHFSRNWWGVPGFLLLIFVFLLPVCRLVWLSLSSSEGVGLQLYQEVLLEKATWKTIQNTIVITISSTLLALLLGVGLAFVMAYLNIRAKKWLQLLIFLPFLIPSYVATLAWVQFFGGNGPIQFLFNKSINLYSTGGIIFVLGLSHYPLVYLMSVEVLRRIPRELKDAASTSGASGRVVFRKVIFPMALPGIASGGILAFLSNIDNFGIPAFLGIPANIRVLSTYIYEQIIGYGPSAFSRAAVLSVILGVIALIGTLVQWAIIRKSNVSETAARDMEPRYFLSRGWRNLAELVLWIFLLLTTLVPLIVMASTSFIKAYGLSLSWENLSLKNYMYLLFEDAKTGAAIGNSITLALTTMLICMVIGTAIAYLRFKKPSLFVKASEIIVTIPYALPGTVFALAIILMWLQPLPGVQPGIYGTIWILLIAYITRFTVLQMRGSLTAFSQIDPTMEEAARISGARAVAKWRSILFPLLMPGVLSGAALVFLTALTELTVSSLLWSSGSETIGVVIFSFEQAGYTTYSTAFSTLIVGAVLIMGIMFVLLEKIWKQKVIKSD, encoded by the coding sequence ATGAACTCACATCTTCAGCGTTCAGAAAGGAAGACGGAAGCTTTATTGCCGTTCTCCTTTTCTCATTTTTCCCGAAATTGGTGGGGAGTTCCAGGTTTTCTATTACTAATATTTGTATTTTTGCTTCCGGTTTGTCGGCTCGTCTGGCTGAGTTTGTCCTCTAGTGAGGGCGTTGGTCTTCAGCTTTATCAGGAAGTACTGTTAGAAAAGGCAACGTGGAAAACAATACAGAATACGATTGTTATTACTATTTCAAGTACATTACTCGCCTTATTATTAGGAGTAGGGCTTGCATTTGTAATGGCCTATTTAAATATTAGGGCAAAAAAGTGGCTGCAATTGCTCATCTTTTTACCCTTTTTAATCCCGTCGTATGTAGCAACACTTGCTTGGGTGCAATTTTTTGGTGGAAATGGTCCAATTCAGTTTCTTTTTAATAAATCTATCAATTTGTACAGCACGGGAGGAATCATTTTTGTTCTTGGACTTTCCCATTATCCACTTGTTTATTTGATGAGTGTAGAGGTACTCCGCCGGATACCTAGAGAATTGAAAGATGCTGCCAGCACTTCTGGAGCATCTGGGAGAGTTGTTTTTCGAAAAGTTATTTTTCCGATGGCGCTCCCAGGAATTGCAAGTGGTGGTATTCTTGCTTTTTTATCTAATATTGATAACTTCGGTATTCCAGCTTTCCTTGGTATTCCAGCCAATATTCGTGTTTTAAGCACTTATATTTATGAACAGATCATTGGATATGGTCCGTCTGCCTTTTCGAGGGCTGCCGTGCTTTCCGTTATTTTGGGCGTAATTGCTCTTATTGGTACATTAGTCCAATGGGCGATAATTAGAAAAAGCAATGTCAGTGAAACCGCGGCAAGAGATATGGAGCCAAGGTATTTCCTTTCAAGAGGCTGGCGGAATTTAGCGGAGTTGGTACTATGGATTTTTCTATTGCTTACAACGCTTGTGCCTTTGATTGTTATGGCGTCGACATCCTTTATTAAAGCATATGGATTATCTCTATCATGGGAAAATCTTTCTTTAAAAAACTATATGTATCTATTATTCGAGGATGCTAAAACTGGAGCCGCAATAGGAAATAGTATAACCCTTGCTTTGACAACGATGTTAATTTGTATGGTAATTGGAACAGCTATTGCCTATCTTCGCTTTAAAAAGCCATCGTTGTTTGTGAAAGCTTCGGAGATTATCGTAACGATTCCGTATGCTTTGCCAGGAACTGTTTTTGCTTTGGCTATTATATTAATGTGGCTTCAGCCTTTACCGGGAGTACAACCAGGTATTTATGGAACGATATGGATTTTACTTATTGCTTATATAACTCGCTTTACTGTATTGCAAATGCGAGGAAGCCTGACTGCCTTTTCACAAATTGATCCTACCATGGAGGAAGCAGCAAGAATTTCAGGTGCAAGAGCTGTGGCTAAATGGAGAAGTATCCTTTTTCCGCTGCTAATGCCTGGTGTATTAAGCGGGGCAGCTCTTGTGTTTTTGACTGCCTTGACAGAGCTTACTGTTTCCAGTCTTCTATGGTCGAGTGGTTCTGAAACGATTGGTGTAGTTATCTTTAGCTTTGAGCAAGCAGGATACACCACTTACTCCACCGCATTTTCAACCTTAATAGTCGGAGCTGTACTGATAATGGGAATTATGTTTGTTCTATTAGAAAAAATATGGAAGCAGAAGGTGATAAAGAGTGATTAG
- a CDS encoding ABC transporter substrate-binding protein, whose product MRKWLLVLIMGILMVFAAGCGSKEETSNASENTDSAESKLEGTLNFYTSQPDADAAKLVEAFHAKYPDVKVETFRSGTEEVISKIKAEKMAGKIQADVLLVADAVTFESLKEEDMLQTYESEEAAEIPSELVDPDHTYYGTKVMATGLVVNTQNVKEMPTSWNVLASKDTKGKIIMPSPLYSGAAAYNLGVFTRQDNFGWDFYKNIATNDVTVTKGNGDVLKGVAGGEKDYGMIVDYLVTRAKAEGSPVELVYPEEGVPVITEPIGIMKDAEHMNAAKAFVDFVLSEEGQKLASELGYTPIRKGVEAPEGLKTIDEMKVISADVQALFKAREADKKEFETVISE is encoded by the coding sequence ATGCGTAAATGGTTGCTTGTATTAATAATGGGAATATTGATGGTATTTGCTGCAGGATGTGGAAGTAAGGAAGAAACAAGTAATGCTTCTGAAAATACTGATTCGGCAGAGTCAAAGCTAGAGGGAACACTTAATTTCTATACCTCTCAGCCGGATGCAGATGCTGCTAAATTAGTAGAAGCATTTCATGCTAAATATCCGGATGTGAAGGTGGAAACGTTCCGTTCTGGAACAGAAGAAGTAATTTCAAAAATTAAAGCAGAAAAAATGGCTGGAAAGATTCAGGCAGATGTACTACTAGTAGCGGATGCGGTAACATTTGAAAGTCTAAAAGAAGAAGATATGCTTCAAACATATGAATCGGAAGAAGCTGCTGAAATTCCATCAGAATTGGTCGATCCAGATCATACTTACTATGGAACGAAAGTAATGGCTACTGGATTGGTTGTCAACACGCAAAATGTAAAAGAAATGCCAACAAGCTGGAATGTGCTTGCTTCTAAAGATACAAAAGGAAAAATTATCATGCCAAGTCCATTATATTCCGGGGCTGCTGCTTATAATTTAGGTGTGTTCACTCGCCAAGATAACTTTGGTTGGGATTTCTACAAAAATATTGCTACAAATGATGTAACAGTTACAAAAGGGAATGGTGATGTACTTAAAGGAGTAGCTGGTGGGGAAAAAGACTACGGTATGATTGTTGACTATCTCGTGACACGAGCTAAGGCAGAAGGATCTCCAGTAGAGTTGGTTTATCCTGAAGAAGGTGTACCAGTTATTACGGAACCGATTGGAATTATGAAGGATGCGGAACATATGAATGCAGCTAAAGCTTTCGTAGATTTCGTTCTTTCTGAGGAAGGACAAAAGCTTGCTTCTGAGCTTGGTTATACACCAATTCGTAAAGGAGTGGAAGCTCCAGAAGGACTTAAAACAATTGATGAAATGAAGGTTATTTCTGCAGATGTTCAAGCGTTATTCAAGGCTAGAGAGGCGGATAAGAAGGAATTTGAAACAGTAATCAGTGAATAG
- a CDS encoding PHP domain-containing protein, whose amino-acid sequence MIDLHIHSEYSDGSWSPREIVEDSMKKGLKIISITDHDVLAGYEEAVAYCESDLKIISGIELNTDGPLGELHILGYRFDPQHPKLREHISWRVEDRIQWGKRIAAKLNILGFNISFNNCLDRVGKGVLVRTHIADELVAAGYFQSSKQAYEELLKKGKPGFEERGSFSAEDAIKLIHEAGGLAFLAHPGIYKQDVNLKQLIVSGLDGIEVYHSKHSEEEQNDWCRIAKDYNLFISGGSDFHGPQSRNPFPIGSVEMAYTQELAWCNEFAVLKP is encoded by the coding sequence ATGATTGATTTGCATATTCACTCTGAATATTCTGATGGTAGTTGGTCTCCCAGAGAAATAGTAGAAGATAGCATGAAAAAGGGACTAAAAATTATTTCGATTACAGATCATGATGTGTTGGCAGGATATGAAGAAGCTGTAGCCTATTGCGAAAGTGATTTGAAAATTATTTCAGGTATTGAACTTAATACGGATGGCCCATTAGGAGAATTGCATATTTTAGGTTACCGATTTGACCCCCAGCATCCAAAATTAAGAGAACATATCTCTTGGAGAGTAGAGGATCGTATACAATGGGGGAAAAGAATTGCAGCCAAATTGAATATACTTGGGTTTAACATTTCTTTTAACAATTGCCTTGACCGTGTAGGGAAAGGTGTACTTGTTCGCACACATATTGCAGATGAACTAGTTGCAGCAGGTTATTTTCAAAGTAGTAAACAGGCATATGAAGAATTATTGAAAAAGGGAAAGCCAGGCTTTGAAGAAAGAGGTAGCTTTTCGGCAGAGGATGCGATTAAGCTAATCCATGAAGCTGGTGGTCTAGCGTTTCTAGCTCATCCTGGAATTTATAAGCAGGATGTTAATCTGAAGCAGCTAATCGTTTCAGGCTTGGACGGTATTGAAGTATATCACTCCAAACATTCCGAGGAGGAACAAAACGATTGGTGCAGAATAGCAAAAGATTATAATCTCTTTATTTCTGGAGGAAGTGATTTTCATGGACCACAATCTCGAAATCCTTTTCCGATTGGAAGTGTGGAGATGGCATACACTCAAGAATTAGCATGGTGTAATGAATTTGCAGTGTTAAAACCTTGA